A region of the Oceanihabitans sp. IOP_32 genome:
TTTTCAGAAAAATCAATAATATCTATAAACATACTGCGCAGTAAAATAATAGTCTCTGGTGTACGGTTTACAATGTAAGAAAAGAGTTTTACGGGACGGTAAGGGATGTCTCCAATACCGTCTTTATCAAGGTCGTAACCCGTATAACTGCTCCAATAGTTTTTATCGAATTCATTATCGTTAACCTTGCTATTATAGGCCACATCGAAGGAATTATACAAAAAGTTGTTTTCTGTAAATATGTTGGTATAGCATGCTCCTTTTACTTTAATGGCCCAGCCATTATTCTCAAAAGTGTTCTTTTTGTAATTAATGCGGTTAGAACCTTCTACGTTAATACCAATGGTGTTATTTGTAAAGGTATTCCCTTCAATTTCGCCATCGTTAATTTCTTTTAATAACAGGCCGTAAGAAGCGGTTCCCCAATTTTCTTTAAAAATGTTGTTGTACATTTCGATTCGTTTTGAAAACATCACGGCCACTCCGGCGCCATTATTTTCAAATACATTGTCTTGGTATACATCATCGTTTGAGAACATAAAGTGCAAACCGTAACGCACATTTAAAGAGCTGACGTTGTTTTTAATGGTACAAAAATCTGAAAACTCTAAATAAATACCATCTCTAACATGCTGTACAAAATTATGTTCAATTTCAACATTTTTACTGTACCACAGCTGTATGCCGTTGCCCGAATTATACTCTTCTACAGCATCGCCAATTATTTTATTATGAAAGACTTTTCCGTCTCTAGATTTTTCTATGTAAATACCAAAAAATAGTTTTTCTAACACTAGATTTTGAATGAGGAAGTTTTTACTGTTTTTTACCCGAATGGCGGCGTAATCTGAGGTGTAACTATTACCAACATTTATTATGAATAGACCGTCGACCGTAACATGATCTGAAATAACCGTAATAATTTCGCCTTGAGACTCCCCATCTATTACAGGATAATTTTTACCAATGATCGTTAAGGGCTTATTTACAATAACATTATGCTCTTTGTAAGTGCCTTTTTTTACCACGATGGTATCGAAATCTTTGGCTTGCGCAATACCTTCTTTTAAAGTTGAAATGGGACAGGTTTTACACACTTCTATGCTTTGAGCAAAGGTGGTGTTCGTTAATAAAACAACTGCTAAAAAAACGAATAGATGTTTCATTTATCTAATCCTTGAATTTTACAAGCAAGGTTTCCCAACTGTATAATTGGCCGCCTTTTTCTGCTTGAAACTTTTCAGCCTCAGCTTTGTTTTTAAAGGCAGATAGGAATGCTCCCATAGGACTAGGAATGTTTTCGCTAATTAAAAAGGTAGCTTTTGTCGCATCAATAAGGGCTTCTGGCTCTGTATAGTTATTGGATAGGTATAAGGCGATTTCCGAAGTATCGAATTCATCCATAAAATTAATCATGCATTCTGTGGCATCAAACATATAAACTTTACCTTTTTTAGTTACAATTTGAGCGGCATGAACTTTATCGACAATAGTCATTTTACAAAAATAACAAGTATCACTACCATAATTTATCTTTTTTGGAGCCACCTCGCAACTAAAAAGTAAGAACACCAAAACCATTAGACTTATACCTTTCATAATTAATGTAGTCTTTATTGTTTTAAAATAATAATGTATTTTTTGCATGATTTTTAGAACTTTTATAAATAATTGTATAATTATGCTTTTGTTTGCCTTAGGCTTGCTTTTCTGCCCATCCAAAAAGCAATAAGGGTTAAAAACATCCCGATAAACATCAGGTATCCTCCTATATGAGGTAAAGAAGTAACATCAAAGTTTAATAATTTTTGAAAACCTAATAAAGGCGGTTTATAGGACATTGGTGTGCCGTCGGGATTGGTGATTTTTATTATGGCATTAGGATCTAGATTACTACCGTAATCGATTAACCAATTATTAAAATCGTACATACCTAATATACCTAAAACGGACATTAATAGAAACCATCCTAAAAACAATTTGTAATTTATTTTTTCAAGATAACCAAATATACCAATAATTACGCCCAATATCACCATGGTTAAAACAACCTTAGGAAACACTGAGAATTCCCACATTTCGTCTGGTTTAGGTATGGTTTTCATACCTATGTAGTGGTTAAGGCCGTCGATATTCTGCAAATCAAATTCTTCTACACCCTCAATACCATCTATATAAATATTCATTCCTAATGGTTCTGGATATTGTGGTGCACCAAGCATGATATTCCACAAAGGAAATTTAAAAAGTCCTAATAACAGTAACGAGCCTATAATCATTATAATGCTAGCCTTTTTCATGGTACTAAATGTTTTTTGTGAAATTTTTATAAGGATTCTGTATGAAGCGGTTTATAATCATACAAATAGTAAGGCGAGAGCGATAAATCTACTCTCGCCTTATATTGGGAAAATAAACACTAAAACAAAATTTCCCTATTTGTATTTGTCTGAGAACTTATTATATATCGTCACCTAAAGACCAAGATAATTCGATGTTAGAATCTTTTGGAGACACACGCACATAGCCTTGCATTTCTTGGTGTAGCGCAGAGCAGAAATCTGTACAATAAAATGGCCATACACCAACTTGCTTTGGCTCCCAAGTTAACGTTCTTGTTTGTCCTGGAGCTATTAATAATTCTGCATTATTAGCGCCAATTATAGCAAACCCGTGTGGCACATCAAAATCTTGCTCTAAATTAGTGATGTGAAAGTAAACCTTGTCTCCTACTTTTACACCCTCAATATTATCTGGTGCAAAGTGACTGCGTATTAAAGTCATGTAAACATGTACGTTTTTACCATCTCTAACCACTTTAGTTTCACCTTCGTTTGTCGCTTTGTGCGGGTGTTTGTTATCGGCTAGCTTATAAAATTTCAGCGAATTTTCTTTGATTATTTCGGCTGGAATAGCTGCGGCGTAATGTGGTTCACCATGGGTTGGAAAATCTAAAAGCAACTCCATTTTATCTCCAGAAATATCATATAACTGCGCCGAGTGCTCCATTTCTGGCCCTACTGGTAAATAGCGATCTTTGGTGATTTTGTTCATAGCAAACATGTATTTGCCAAAAGGTTTTCTTGAGTTTCCTCCAGGAATTGTCAAGTGTCCTACAGAATAGTACGTTGGTTTCCTATCGATAACTTCCCAAGTTCCCAACTTCCATTTTACAACTTCTGAAGAAATAAAGAAGGTTGTATAGGCATTACCTTTACCATCAAACTCGGTATGTAAAGGGCCTAATCCTGGTTGCTCTACAGAGCCTGCTAAAACATCTTCAAAATTTAAAATTGGTATGCCGTAAGCATCACCAGCAAATTTCTCGTTCTCTATAGCATCAAGCATTTTAGTAAAGGAATGAACCGTTAAGTTCGCCGATAATTTTCCATTACCAACAATGTATTCTCCAGAAGGATCGACATCACAACCGTGAGGTGATTTTGGTGTTGGCAGTAAATATACGGCTCCAGGAACTTCTGAAGGATTT
Encoded here:
- a CDS encoding nitrous oxide reductase accessory protein NosL is translated as MQKIHYYFKTIKTTLIMKGISLMVLVFLLFSCEVAPKKINYGSDTCYFCKMTIVDKVHAAQIVTKKGKVYMFDATECMINFMDEFDTSEIALYLSNNYTEPEALIDATKATFLISENIPSPMGAFLSAFKNKAEAEKFQAEKGGQLYSWETLLVKFKD
- a CDS encoding nitrous oxide reductase family maturation protein NosD; this encodes MKHLFVFLAVVLLTNTTFAQSIEVCKTCPISTLKEGIAQAKDFDTIVVKKGTYKEHNVIVNKPLTIIGKNYPVIDGESQGEIITVISDHVTVDGLFIINVGNSYTSDYAAIRVKNSKNFLIQNLVLEKLFFGIYIEKSRDGKVFHNKIIGDAVEEYNSGNGIQLWYSKNVEIEHNFVQHVRDGIYLEFSDFCTIKNNVSSLNVRYGLHFMFSNDDVYQDNVFENNGAGVAVMFSKRIEMYNNIFKENWGTASYGLLLKEINDGEIEGNTFTNNTIGINVEGSNRINYKKNTFENNGWAIKVKGACYTNIFTENNFLYNSFDVAYNSKVNDNEFDKNYWSSYTGYDLDKDGIGDIPYRPVKLFSYIVNRTPETIILLRSMFIDIIDFSEKVSPVFTPDDLLDNNPQMKKLTW
- the nosZ gene encoding Sec-dependent nitrous-oxide reductase, which codes for MKNILKSTLFLGLLVAFTSCNNSGKSGGNGALSNNIAEKVYVAPGEHDSHYAFISGGYSGNLTVYGLPSGRMFKEIPVFSQFPTNGYGYSEETKPMLETSYGFIPWDDSHHPDISQTNGELDGRWVFINGNNTPRIARVSLRSFETEEIIEVPNSAGNHSSSFITENTEYVVAGTRFSVPVPQRDMPIKDYKGNFKGALTFISVDPEHGHMDIKFQVLMPGFNYDLSHPGRGKSHGWFFFTTYNTEEANTLLEVNASQNDKDFIAAINWKKIEEYVNNGGGTMMPANYAHNLLDEATHIVTSTMKKEVRVVNPSEVPGAVYLLPTPKSPHGCDVDPSGEYIVGNGKLSANLTVHSFTKMLDAIENEKFAGDAYGIPILNFEDVLAGSVEQPGLGPLHTEFDGKGNAYTTFFISSEVVKWKLGTWEVIDRKPTYYSVGHLTIPGGNSRKPFGKYMFAMNKITKDRYLPVGPEMEHSAQLYDISGDKMELLLDFPTHGEPHYAAAIPAEIIKENSLKFYKLADNKHPHKATNEGETKVVRDGKNVHVYMTLIRSHFAPDNIEGVKVGDKVYFHITNLEQDFDVPHGFAIIGANNAELLIAPGQTRTLTWEPKQVGVWPFYCTDFCSALHQEMQGYVRVSPKDSNIELSWSLGDDI